The DNA sequence GTTAAAAAATTAAGTAACAAATTAAATTTTACTAAATTGATGATTGTATCAATTGTAATGGGTATTGGATTAGGAGTAGTGATTCAAGCCATAGCAGGATTCCCAAATGACCCAACAAAGGTGAATTGGCTAAATGAAGTATCTAAATGGTATGGATTATTTGGATATGGATTTATGGATCTTTTAAAAATGCTAGTGGTACCTTTAGTATTTGTATCAATTGTAAGAGTGATTATGAACCTAAAAGAAGGTGAAAATCTAGGAAAACTTACAGGTAGAACTATAATCATGTTACTTGGAACAACAGCTATAGCTGCTACAATAGGAATAATAGTTGGTAATTTATTCCAGTTAGGAGTAGGCCAAGAAGTTGTAAAACAAGCTACTGAGGATATGAGAGAGATAACACCTATAGTAGATACTTTAAGAGGTTTACTACCATCAAACCCGGTGGATGCTATGGCTAAAGCTAATGTAGTAGCAATAGTTATATTTGCAGGATTCTTAGGAATAGCAATAAAGAGACTTAGTAAAAAACATGCACAAACAATTAAGCCTTTTGTAGACTTAATTGAAGCATTTTATAAAATAATAATAAGTGTGTCTATAACGGTTATAAAATTAATGCCTTACGCAGTTGTTGCACTTATGGCAACATCTATAGTAGATAGAGGAATAACATCTATAATAGATGTTATAGATTTTATATTAGCGTTATATGTAAGTGTTATTATAATGTTTATAGTACATTTAATAATAATATCAATAAATGGTGTTAATCCATTAAAATATTTAAAGAATGTATCAAAACCACTTATATTGGCTTTTACATCAAGATCAAGTTTAGGGACTTTGCCAGTAACTATTGAGACACTTACAGATAATTTAAAAGTAGATCAAGGAATATCTAGTTTCGTTGGAAGCTTAGGAGCTAATATGGGGATGAATGGATGTGCAGGAATATATCCTGCATTAATGGCTGTTACTGTTGCCAATATGTCAGGAACTCCAATGAATTTTAGTTTCTATATAATGTTACTTATAGTAATAACTATAAGTTCGTTAGGTATTGCGGGTATACCAGGAACAGCTACAATGTCTGTATCAGTAGTTATATCAGGTATGGGTATGGGTGCGTACTTCCCATTATTAGGAGGAATACTTGCTATAGATCCTATACTAGACATGGGGCGTACAATGCTTAATGTAAATGGTGCAATGGCTTCAACAATAGCAGTTGCAAATTCATTTAATGAAATTGATAAAAAGAATATAAAATAAGAAATAAGCTAGAAGATATCTTCTAGCTTATTTTAGTTTTTAAATGATTATTAGAAAATTTCAATATGAAAAGTCCGACTAAAGCAGTAATGACTGATATAATTATATGCATGTCCACTGAATATGTAAATATGTATGAACAAGCATTATCCAAAGCATGAAATAAAATACATAGCCAAATGCTTTTAGTTTGAGTGTATATAAATGTTAATACAAATGAAGAAGCTATACAACTTAATGCAAATGGTAAAAAATTTAATTCCTGTTGAGGTGAACCAGAAATAAACCATAGAGGTATATGCCAAATAGACCATATAATACCTATAATTAAAGAACTTTTTATAGATGAAAATCTACAAAGAAGTTTAGGAAGTAATACA is a window from the Paraclostridium sordellii genome containing:
- a CDS encoding cation:dicarboxylate symporter family transporter — its product is MNYTFFSEFLMVTNWLTVLSIGILVGLFFIVKKLSNKLNFTKLMIVSIVMGIGLGVVIQAIAGFPNDPTKVNWLNEVSKWYGLFGYGFMDLLKMLVVPLVFVSIVRVIMNLKEGENLGKLTGRTIIMLLGTTAIAATIGIIVGNLFQLGVGQEVVKQATEDMREITPIVDTLRGLLPSNPVDAMAKANVVAIVIFAGFLGIAIKRLSKKHAQTIKPFVDLIEAFYKIIISVSITVIKLMPYAVVALMATSIVDRGITSIIDVIDFILALYVSVIIMFIVHLIIISINGVNPLKYLKNVSKPLILAFTSRSSLGTLPVTIETLTDNLKVDQGISSFVGSLGANMGMNGCAGIYPALMAVTVANMSGTPMNFSFYIMLLIVITISSLGIAGIPGTATMSVSVVISGMGMGAYFPLLGGILAIDPILDMGRTMLNVNGAMASTIAVANSFNEIDKKNIK